From a region of the Leptospira montravelensis genome:
- a CDS encoding adenosine kinase, protein MKHYDVFGVGNALVDIIAFISPNFLEKQNITKGVMTLVDESRQGQILADLHDEKKELRSGGSAANTMIAIANSGGTCCYTGKVTHDTYGEFYKKDMEEAGVLFETKPDANGHTGTCVVLTTPDAERTMLTNLAISTSLGPNDIDVNNLKKSKFVYVEGYLWDGDSTKKASELTMKVAKENNVKVSFTYSDPFCVNRSRDEFIHLTKEYVDVVFCNTEEGLALSGAKTAVEAVEYISKLCPLVFMTAGKDGAYVAENGKITLVPGFPVKPIDTTGAGDAFAAGVLYGLTQGYSSQKSARWGNYVASRIVCEVGPRLSVRLMGRQDEILDGFKDK, encoded by the coding sequence ATGAAGCATTACGACGTATTCGGCGTAGGGAACGCCCTAGTAGATATCATTGCCTTTATCAGTCCCAATTTTTTAGAAAAACAAAATATCACTAAGGGTGTTATGACTCTTGTAGATGAATCCAGACAAGGTCAAATTCTTGCTGATCTTCATGATGAAAAGAAAGAACTTCGCTCTGGTGGGAGTGCGGCCAACACAATGATTGCGATTGCAAATTCCGGTGGAACATGCTGTTATACGGGAAAAGTAACTCATGATACTTATGGTGAATTTTACAAAAAAGATATGGAAGAGGCGGGTGTTTTATTTGAAACCAAACCTGATGCCAATGGCCATACTGGAACTTGCGTTGTATTAACTACACCTGATGCAGAACGTACAATGTTAACCAATCTTGCGATTTCAACATCACTTGGCCCCAATGATATCGATGTCAATAACTTAAAAAAAAGTAAATTTGTATATGTCGAAGGTTATTTGTGGGATGGAGATTCTACGAAAAAAGCAAGCGAACTGACTATGAAAGTAGCAAAGGAAAACAATGTAAAGGTTTCCTTTACTTATAGCGATCCTTTTTGTGTAAATCGTTCCCGAGATGAATTTATTCACCTAACAAAAGAATATGTAGACGTTGTTTTTTGTAACACGGAAGAAGGATTAGCTCTTAGTGGGGCAAAAACCGCAGTAGAGGCTGTGGAATATATTTCCAAACTTTGTCCTTTGGTTTTTATGACTGCTGGTAAAGACGGTGCTTATGTTGCTGAAAATGGCAAAATCACATTAGTTCCCGGATTTCCAGTAAAACCCATTGATACTACGGGAGCAGGGGATGCCTTTGCTGCTGGAGTTTTGTATGGTTTAACTCAAGGGTATTCATCACAAAAGTCAGCGCGTTGGGGAAACTATGTTGCCTCTCGCATTGTTTGCGAAGTGGGCCCACGTTTGTCGGTTCGCCTTATGGGAAGACAAGACGAAATTTTGGATGGGTTTAAAGACAAATAA